Genomic segment of Drosophila takahashii strain IR98-3 E-12201 chromosome X, DtakHiC1v2, whole genome shotgun sequence:
CGCTTAATGGCCCACAGGGTAAACCGTTGAGCTCCAATCGATCGCAGGCGCTCACTTTCTATATCGATGTCGGCTATAAGACCCCAACCGACGGACAGAAAGGAGTACATCACATAGTGTTTATCCCTCGGCGCCAATTCCACCCTGACCACATCCATGGGAGTACTCTTGCCGGCAATGCAGGTCAAGGTGGCATGGAGAATGGGCTTGGGTTCGTAGGGTTCATTGCAATGATGGGCCACACTTTTGGCCAGACCATTGCCCGAACCGCAGGGTATAATGCCCAAGGGAAGCTCCCGGCAGGCACGTCGCCAATCCAGACGTTCCATTAGACCGTTCAAAACTTCATAGAAGAGTCCATCGCCAGAGGCCACTACTATCCCGGAATAGCGTTCCAAGAGATCCCTCCTCGTTCGCACAAACTCCTTGGCATATTGCGGATGTGTGGTGATCTGCAGATCGTACTGGGCCTCCGCTTCGCTCAACAGTGGGGCCACCTGTTTCTGGAAGAGTTCGCGACCCTTGCCCGAACCCGATTTGGGATTTAGTAGTATAAGCAGCGGCTTGGGAGAATCCGGAAATTGAGATCCGGAACCCCTCTTATGCCTGCGAATCGTATGATGCCACTGCTCGGCGGTCTGAAGATTGACGCCATAGTCATTGCTCGATCGGAAGCGTAGAATCCTGAGGGTTTGAACCCTCCTCAACGGCTTCTCCTTCTTCAAATAGGCATAGATGTACAGATAGGCACTATTATCGCTATCCGGTTCGGGTTCCTCCTCCTGTCCCGTGGGCACCTGGGGATTACGGCAGGAGGTCAGGCCACCTCTAGCGCGTTTTTTAAGACGAGGTCCATAGCGTGAACCTATGATATCATCGATCCTGATCAGCTGCTCGTTGATGTGATCATCCTCGTCGGTCTCGCGACGCAGGTAAACGCCCTCGGGGCAGAGTTTCACCTGGATTTTGATGCTCTGCTTGCGCCGGCTGTTGTCCACGAAGAAGATCTCGCTCAGTTCGCTGGGTAAAGTAGTTGTATCGGAAGTATCCGCGGTATCCAAGGAGGAGGTGGGCGTGGAGGGCTCTTGGGCGTGGCCACCATTTCCCAGCAGATGTTCCTCCGACGTCGCTGTGTTGGCCGTCATTTTTCTTTActatatttctgtttttttagcGCTTCTTTGACCTTGTCTTCAcatgcaaaaaatacaaaaaaataaaaagaaaaacaatgcTTAAAAGGAggtgcaaaaaataa
This window contains:
- the Sk1 gene encoding sphingosine kinase 1 — encoded protein: MTANTATSEEHLLGNGGHAQEPSTPTSSLDTADTSDTTTLPSELSEIFFVDNSRRKQSIKIQVKLCPEGVYLRRETDEDDHINEQLIRIDDIIGSRYGPRLKKRARGGLTSCRNPQVPTGQEEEPEPDSDNSAYLYIYAYLKKEKPLRRVQTLRILRFRSSNDYGVNLQTAEQWHHTIRRHKRGSGSQFPDSPKPLLILLNPKSGSGKGRELFQKQVAPLLSEAEAQYDLQITTHPQYAKEFVRTRRDLLERYSGIVVASGDGLFYEVLNGLMERLDWRRACRELPLGIIPCGSGNGLAKSVAHHCNEPYEPKPILHATLTCIAGKSTPMDVVRVELAPRDKHYVMYSFLSVGWGLIADIDIESERLRSIGAQRFTLWAIKRLITLRTYKGRVSYLLSKKQKNQEKPVEVAREAKESIPSIRSSLPINANGEFRDLPEEEEEDEQFADAISLDRSVYRQHADSWHSAMSRRTAYYSLGGPSLRSNRSRMSLSQRIEAANADFAEKVPTGTIPGLQIPVQGCEDWISEEGDFVMVHAAYTTHLSSDVFFAPESRLDDGLIYLVIIRSGVSRHQLLNFMLSLNTGTHLPEDGENDPFIKVVPCRAFRIEPSSSDGILVVDGERVDYGPIQAEVMPGLINVMTTSGQ